The proteins below are encoded in one region of Vespa velutina chromosome 21, iVesVel2.1, whole genome shotgun sequence:
- the LOC124956234 gene encoding pleckstrin homology domain-containing family M member 2 isoform X4, whose product MPSQEDMDLCTDKVLSKSRILQELTKAVKLVYAQSLYGTVVLDGDSWLVYWLDRALRHGLRVERHGYWGTARELSHQDTVVVIHALQSVLTSIGKGRAWLYHTLSEGSFESYLACLLRDTKTLKKQYFPHALVRDADKTNQLVNLLAGLENVSFTLQLDVTYLDICNYMPQRPMSINSSGTVLSLHLRSSSVCSSLASPGDSGVAFDSDMDLANETDASSYKEEDSSMDDIPDYRNNRYKVIINNCIQENKNFSSSDSSEDGKTPMQSPAVTKFQNVIMTKSDIANQNLTRKLEDNELNCSSLDTLKGYDYYSRSLDTVHLDAVNNKCDNGIKDINKRSSYYGDGSYSFKKNIDPRNSYVINNDTNLLELSMTISDCDNIEPPYGILNTLNMTDASILSTSSSEAIVQRRQRKKKRESKKRVSFHEDILKTMKLDDDSYADFSMSFLTPNSIQKKDAQKGRYSWCGHGDSPYVQKSTNTRNAHSDYYSFSSSSSVFDSDIEKKGTQKLCSQTLCQKNCKCSCDLSLPERGSPEGQEDPAKSLRPKMEIELEENEAQEAYIVEKQYGNIVEDPPAKIEMPRPQNSKKYASSSDWSDVESVTTSDLEERKMINRHLASPSKKRNMTSILTGESSSKLLAPPLRQAPSKTSLLSRFLRSITERKFESKKTKKPQKSNPLYIKGIKANYDSFKDFNDNLDREIQENVAAEKQEFSGEKISLKLRETFKKHIYRDKTEELYKVYKVRSSYMTNGESKPMIALLTDKTLYLTGSKLDHSYSNQFVIPYNELDVIMIGPNAQTILISNADYEMQYLFSTGSSHTTSELITHLEIAMRRSPSKPRLPAVKELSYEDMHILKQSILSDTAVHPDEKIEHYSLIYMEDEHMSPPSTPCGPTKEGDLMFRPHTYQHIHPNAPINPWEAGYFVLKGGVVYMFTDLNQRLPKRAIPLKGGLCQGCRRIPNSHRPHTFEILLKPNKAFQFAAPDEYVASEWLQSFVQSASGLFDCSDKREPMPCSLVTTTRHLVAMKEVYPGSQRNQTLSCASVEDLTAFRVPLPEQSWCILGEFPMVTLPPEDKLHRRCSDASKDLEYAWQYLLPSMVE is encoded by the exons G GTAGAGCATGGTTATATCATACCCTCAGCGAAGGCAGCTTCGAAAGTTATTTAGCCTGCTTACTACGGGATACCAAAACTTTAAAGAAACAATACTTTCCACATGCGCTTGTCCGCGATGCCGATAAGACAAACCAACTTGTAAATCTCCTTGCTGGTCTAGAAAATGTGTCCTTCACTTTACAAtta gATGTGACATACTTGGACATCTGCAATTATATGCCGCAAAGGCCTATGAGCATAAACTCTTCTGGGACCGTATTATCTTTACATCTGAGGTCTTCTAGCGTATGCTCGAGCTTAGCTTCTCCCGGCGATAGCGGCGTTGCATTTGACAGTGATATGGATCTCGCGAATGAAACCGACGCTAGCAGTTACAAAGAA GAGGACTCTTCGATGGATGATATTCCagattatcgaaataatagaTACAAAGTTATTATCAACAATTGCATAcaagagaacaaaaattttaGCTCAAGCGATTCCAGCGAGGATGGAAAAACACCGATGCAATCTCCTGCGGTtacaaaatttcaaaatgtGATTATGACAAAGAGTGACATCGCGAATCAAAATTTAACCAGAAAGCTCGAAGATAATGAACTGAATTGTTCAAGTTTGGATACTTTAAAGGGTTATGATTATTACAGCAGAAGCCTTGATACCGTTCACTTGGACGCGGTGAACAATAAATGTGACAAtggaataaaagatataaataaaaggagcAGCTATTACGGGGACGGCAGCTATAGTTTCAAGAAGAACATAGATCCTCGTAATTCCTACGtgattaataacgatacaaatcTCTTGGAATTGAGTATGACCATTTCCGATTGCGACAATATAGAGCCTCCTTATGGTATTCTGAATACCCTCAATATGACAGATGCGAGCATTTTGTCAACATCCAGCTCTGAAGCCATAGTACAACGTAGACAACGTAAGAAAAAGCGTGAAAGCAAAAAACGCGTTAGTTTTCACGAAGATATtctaaaaacaatgaaattagATGACGATAGCTATGCGGATTTCTCTATGAGCTTTCTAACGCCTAACTCGATTCAAAAAAAGGACGCTCAGAAGGGACGTTACAGTTGGTGCGGACACGGAGATTCTCCTTACGTTCAAAAGAGTACCAATACAAGAAACGCGCATTCCGATTATTATTCCTTCTCTTCGTCGTCGAGCGTATTCGACAgtgatattgaaaagaaaggaacacaAAAGTTATGTAGCCAGACATTGTGTCAGAAAAATTGCAAATGTTCTTGCGATCTATCTTTACCAGAACGTGGTTCGCCAGAGGGCCAAGAAGATCCGGCTAAAAGTTTAAGACCAAAGATGGAGATAGAATTGGAAGAGAACGAGGCACAAGAGGCATACATCGTTGAAAAGCAGTACGGAAATATTGTCGAGGATCCACCGGCAAAAATAGAAATGCCGAGGCCACagaattcgaagaaatatGCCAGTTCTAGCGATTGGTCCGACGTAGAGAGCGTCACAACTTCCGATTTAGAAGAACGTAAGATGATTAATAGGCATTTGGCTTCGCCTTCTAAAAAACGTAACATGACCTCGATATTGACGGGTGAAAGCAGTAGTAAATTATTAGCACCTCCTTTACGACAAGCACCATCGAAAACGTCATTGTTGAGTAGATTTTTGAGATCTATTACggagagaaaatttgaaagtaaaaaaacgaagaaaccaCAGAAGTCTAATCCGTTGTACATCAAAGGAATTAAAGCAAATTACGATTCGTTTAAGGATTTCAATGATAATCTTGACAGAGAGATACAAGAAAATGTTGCTGCAGAAAAGCAAGAGTTTAGCGGAGAGAAAATCAGCTTAAAATTGCGAGAGACCtttaaaaaacatatttacaGAGACAAAACGGAGGAATTgtataaagtttataaagtTAGAAGTTCGTACATGACAAACGGAGAGAGCAAGCCGATGATCGCTTTATTAACCGACAAAACGTTATATTTAACCGGCTCGAAGTTGGATCATTCTTACAGTAATCAATTTGTAATACCTTACAACGAGCTAGACGTTATAATG ATTGGACCAAATGCACAAACGATTCTTATCTCTAATGCCGATTATGAGATGCAGTATCTATTTTCTACTGGCAGTTCGCACACCACCTCTGAATTAATTACACACTTGGAAATAGCCATGAGAAGATCACCGTCGAAACCCCGATTGCCGGCTGTTAAAGAATTAAGTTATGAAGACATGCATATTTTGAAACAATCGATATTGTCCGATACCGCTGTACATCCT GATGAAAAAATTGAACATTACAGCCTTATTTACATGGAGGATGAGCACATGTCTCCCCCAAGTACACCTTGTGGCCCAACCAAAGAAGGCGATCTTATGTTTAGACCACACACTTATCAGCATATACATCCTAATGCACCAATAAATCCTTGGGAAGCTGGATATTTTGTTCTTAAAGGTGGTGTAGTTTACATGTTTACAGATTTGAATCAACGACTTCCTAAACGTGCCATCCCGCTGAAGGGTGGCCTTTGTCAAGGTTGCAGAAGAATTCCCAATTCGCATCGACCTCATACGTTCGAAATACTTTTGAAACCGAATAAAGCATTTCAATTTGCTGCTCCCGACGAATATGTTGCTTCCGAATGGTTGCAAAGTTTCGTCCAAAGTGCGTCTGGTTTGTTTGATTGTTCTGATAAGAGAGAGCCTATGCCCTGTAGTCTTGTAACGACTACAAGACATCTAGTTGCTATGAAAGAAGTATATCCAGGTAGTCAGCGCAATCAAACGTTATCATGTGCTTCTGTGGAAGACTTAACAGCTTTCAGAGTACCCTTACCCGAACAGTCTTGGTGTATATtg GGTGAATTTCCTATGGTTACGCTTCCTCCAGAAGATAAACTTCATCGACGCTGTTCGGATGCTAGTAAAGATTTAGAATATGCTTGGCAATATTTATTACCGTCAATGGTCGAATAA
- the LOC124956234 gene encoding pleckstrin homology domain-containing family M member 2 isoform X1 translates to MPSQEDMDLCTDKVLSKSRILQELTKAVKLVYAQSLYGTVVLDGDSWLVYWLDRALRHGLRVERHGYWGTARELSHQDTVVVIHALQSVLTSIGKGRAWLYHTLSEGSFESYLACLLRDTKTLKKQYFPHALVRDADKTNQLVNLLAGLENVSFTLQLDVTYLDICNYMPQRPMSINSSGTVLSLHLRSSSVCSSLASPGDSGVAFDSDMDLANETDASSYKEEDSSMDDIPDYRNNRYKVIINNCIQENKNFSSSDSSEDGKTPMQSPAVTKFQNVIMTKSDIANQNLTRKLEDNELNCSSLDTLKGYDYYSRSLDTVHLDAVNNKCDNGIKDINKRSSYYGDGSYSFKKNIDPRNSYVINNDTNLLELSMTISDCDNIEPPYGILNTLNMTDASILSTSSSEAIVQRRQRKKKRESKKRVSFHEDILKTMKLDDDSYADFSMSFLTPNSIQKKDAQKGRYSWCGHGDSPYVQKSTNTRNAHSDYYSFSSSSSVFDSDIEKKGTQKLCSQTLCQKNCKCSCDLSLPERGSPEGQEDPAKSLRPKMEIELEENEAQEAYIVEKQYGNIVEDPPAKIEMPRPQNSKKYASSSDWSDVESVTTSDLEERKMINRHLASPSKKRNMTSILTGESSSKLLAPPLRQAPSKTSLLSRFLRSITERKFESKKTKKPQKSNPLYIKGIKANYDSFKDFNDNLDREIQENVAAEKQEFSGEKISLKLRETFKKHIYRDKTEELYKVYKVRSSYMTNGESKPMIALLTDKTLYLTGSKLDHSYSNQFVIPYNELDVIMIGPNAQTILISNADYEMQYLFSTGSSHTTSELITHLEIAMRRSPSKPRLPAVKELSYEDMHILKQSILSDTAVHPDEKIEHYSLIYMEDEHMSPPSTPCGPTKEGDLMFRPHTYQHIHPNAPINPWEAGYFVLKGGVVYMFTDLNQRLPKRAIPLKGGLCQGCRRIPNSHRPHTFEILLKPNKAFQFAAPDEYVASEWLQSFVQSASGLFDCSDKREPMPCSLVTTTRHLVAMKEVYPGSQRNQTLSCASVEDLTAFRVPLPEQSWCILEFACREVHENSGDWVIYFTNYTELCTFREILQTLWADADLGEFPMVTLPPEDKLHRRCSDASKDLEYAWQYLLPSMVE, encoded by the exons G GTAGAGCATGGTTATATCATACCCTCAGCGAAGGCAGCTTCGAAAGTTATTTAGCCTGCTTACTACGGGATACCAAAACTTTAAAGAAACAATACTTTCCACATGCGCTTGTCCGCGATGCCGATAAGACAAACCAACTTGTAAATCTCCTTGCTGGTCTAGAAAATGTGTCCTTCACTTTACAAtta gATGTGACATACTTGGACATCTGCAATTATATGCCGCAAAGGCCTATGAGCATAAACTCTTCTGGGACCGTATTATCTTTACATCTGAGGTCTTCTAGCGTATGCTCGAGCTTAGCTTCTCCCGGCGATAGCGGCGTTGCATTTGACAGTGATATGGATCTCGCGAATGAAACCGACGCTAGCAGTTACAAAGAA GAGGACTCTTCGATGGATGATATTCCagattatcgaaataatagaTACAAAGTTATTATCAACAATTGCATAcaagagaacaaaaattttaGCTCAAGCGATTCCAGCGAGGATGGAAAAACACCGATGCAATCTCCTGCGGTtacaaaatttcaaaatgtGATTATGACAAAGAGTGACATCGCGAATCAAAATTTAACCAGAAAGCTCGAAGATAATGAACTGAATTGTTCAAGTTTGGATACTTTAAAGGGTTATGATTATTACAGCAGAAGCCTTGATACCGTTCACTTGGACGCGGTGAACAATAAATGTGACAAtggaataaaagatataaataaaaggagcAGCTATTACGGGGACGGCAGCTATAGTTTCAAGAAGAACATAGATCCTCGTAATTCCTACGtgattaataacgatacaaatcTCTTGGAATTGAGTATGACCATTTCCGATTGCGACAATATAGAGCCTCCTTATGGTATTCTGAATACCCTCAATATGACAGATGCGAGCATTTTGTCAACATCCAGCTCTGAAGCCATAGTACAACGTAGACAACGTAAGAAAAAGCGTGAAAGCAAAAAACGCGTTAGTTTTCACGAAGATATtctaaaaacaatgaaattagATGACGATAGCTATGCGGATTTCTCTATGAGCTTTCTAACGCCTAACTCGATTCAAAAAAAGGACGCTCAGAAGGGACGTTACAGTTGGTGCGGACACGGAGATTCTCCTTACGTTCAAAAGAGTACCAATACAAGAAACGCGCATTCCGATTATTATTCCTTCTCTTCGTCGTCGAGCGTATTCGACAgtgatattgaaaagaaaggaacacaAAAGTTATGTAGCCAGACATTGTGTCAGAAAAATTGCAAATGTTCTTGCGATCTATCTTTACCAGAACGTGGTTCGCCAGAGGGCCAAGAAGATCCGGCTAAAAGTTTAAGACCAAAGATGGAGATAGAATTGGAAGAGAACGAGGCACAAGAGGCATACATCGTTGAAAAGCAGTACGGAAATATTGTCGAGGATCCACCGGCAAAAATAGAAATGCCGAGGCCACagaattcgaagaaatatGCCAGTTCTAGCGATTGGTCCGACGTAGAGAGCGTCACAACTTCCGATTTAGAAGAACGTAAGATGATTAATAGGCATTTGGCTTCGCCTTCTAAAAAACGTAACATGACCTCGATATTGACGGGTGAAAGCAGTAGTAAATTATTAGCACCTCCTTTACGACAAGCACCATCGAAAACGTCATTGTTGAGTAGATTTTTGAGATCTATTACggagagaaaatttgaaagtaaaaaaacgaagaaaccaCAGAAGTCTAATCCGTTGTACATCAAAGGAATTAAAGCAAATTACGATTCGTTTAAGGATTTCAATGATAATCTTGACAGAGAGATACAAGAAAATGTTGCTGCAGAAAAGCAAGAGTTTAGCGGAGAGAAAATCAGCTTAAAATTGCGAGAGACCtttaaaaaacatatttacaGAGACAAAACGGAGGAATTgtataaagtttataaagtTAGAAGTTCGTACATGACAAACGGAGAGAGCAAGCCGATGATCGCTTTATTAACCGACAAAACGTTATATTTAACCGGCTCGAAGTTGGATCATTCTTACAGTAATCAATTTGTAATACCTTACAACGAGCTAGACGTTATAATG ATTGGACCAAATGCACAAACGATTCTTATCTCTAATGCCGATTATGAGATGCAGTATCTATTTTCTACTGGCAGTTCGCACACCACCTCTGAATTAATTACACACTTGGAAATAGCCATGAGAAGATCACCGTCGAAACCCCGATTGCCGGCTGTTAAAGAATTAAGTTATGAAGACATGCATATTTTGAAACAATCGATATTGTCCGATACCGCTGTACATCCT GATGAAAAAATTGAACATTACAGCCTTATTTACATGGAGGATGAGCACATGTCTCCCCCAAGTACACCTTGTGGCCCAACCAAAGAAGGCGATCTTATGTTTAGACCACACACTTATCAGCATATACATCCTAATGCACCAATAAATCCTTGGGAAGCTGGATATTTTGTTCTTAAAGGTGGTGTAGTTTACATGTTTACAGATTTGAATCAACGACTTCCTAAACGTGCCATCCCGCTGAAGGGTGGCCTTTGTCAAGGTTGCAGAAGAATTCCCAATTCGCATCGACCTCATACGTTCGAAATACTTTTGAAACCGAATAAAGCATTTCAATTTGCTGCTCCCGACGAATATGTTGCTTCCGAATGGTTGCAAAGTTTCGTCCAAAGTGCGTCTGGTTTGTTTGATTGTTCTGATAAGAGAGAGCCTATGCCCTGTAGTCTTGTAACGACTACAAGACATCTAGTTGCTATGAAAGAAGTATATCCAGGTAGTCAGCGCAATCAAACGTTATCATGTGCTTCTGTGGAAGACTTAACAGCTTTCAGAGTACCCTTACCCGAACAGTCTTGGTGTATATtg GAATTCGCATGTCGGGAGGTTCATGAGAATAGCGGTGATTGGGTGATATACTTTACCAATTATACCGAGCTCTGCACTTTTAGAGAGATTTTACAAACATTATGGGCAGATGCGGATTTG GGTGAATTTCCTATGGTTACGCTTCCTCCAGAAGATAAACTTCATCGACGCTGTTCGGATGCTAGTAAAGATTTAGAATATGCTTGGCAATATTTATTACCGTCAATGGTCGAATAA
- the LOC124956234 gene encoding uncharacterized protein LOC124956234 isoform X5: MPQRPMSINSSGTVLSLHLRSSSVCSSLASPGDSGVAFDSDMDLANETDASSYKEEDSSMDDIPDYRNNRYKVIINNCIQENKNFSSSDSSEDGKTPMQSPAVTKFQNVIMTKSDIANQNLTRKLEDNELNCSSLDTLKGYDYYSRSLDTVHLDAVNNKCDNGIKDINKRSSYYGDGSYSFKKNIDPRNSYVINNDTNLLELSMTISDCDNIEPPYGILNTLNMTDASILSTSSSEAIVQRRQRKKKRESKKRVSFHEDILKTMKLDDDSYADFSMSFLTPNSIQKKDAQKGRYSWCGHGDSPYVQKSTNTRNAHSDYYSFSSSSSVFDSDIEKKGTQKLCSQTLCQKNCKCSCDLSLPERGSPEGQEDPAKSLRPKMEIELEENEAQEAYIVEKQYGNIVEDPPAKIEMPRPQNSKKYASSSDWSDVESVTTSDLEERKMINRHLASPSKKRNMTSILTGESSSKLLAPPLRQAPSKTSLLSRFLRSITERKFESKKTKKPQKSNPLYIKGIKANYDSFKDFNDNLDREIQENVAAEKQEFSGEKISLKLRETFKKHIYRDKTEELYKVYKVRSSYMTNGESKPMIALLTDKTLYLTGSKLDHSYSNQFVIPYNELDVIMIGPNAQTILISNADYEMQYLFSTGSSHTTSELITHLEIAMRRSPSKPRLPAVKELSYEDMHILKQSILSDTAVHPDEKIEHYSLIYMEDEHMSPPSTPCGPTKEGDLMFRPHTYQHIHPNAPINPWEAGYFVLKGGVVYMFTDLNQRLPKRAIPLKGGLCQGCRRIPNSHRPHTFEILLKPNKAFQFAAPDEYVASEWLQSFVQSASGLFDCSDKREPMPCSLVTTTRHLVAMKEVYPGSQRNQTLSCASVEDLTAFRVPLPEQSWCILEFACREVHENSGDWVIYFTNYTELCTFREILQTLWADADLGEFPMVTLPPEDKLHRRCSDASKDLEYAWQYLLPSMVE; encoded by the exons ATGCCGCAAAGGCCTATGAGCATAAACTCTTCTGGGACCGTATTATCTTTACATCTGAGGTCTTCTAGCGTATGCTCGAGCTTAGCTTCTCCCGGCGATAGCGGCGTTGCATTTGACAGTGATATGGATCTCGCGAATGAAACCGACGCTAGCAGTTACAAAGAA GAGGACTCTTCGATGGATGATATTCCagattatcgaaataatagaTACAAAGTTATTATCAACAATTGCATAcaagagaacaaaaattttaGCTCAAGCGATTCCAGCGAGGATGGAAAAACACCGATGCAATCTCCTGCGGTtacaaaatttcaaaatgtGATTATGACAAAGAGTGACATCGCGAATCAAAATTTAACCAGAAAGCTCGAAGATAATGAACTGAATTGTTCAAGTTTGGATACTTTAAAGGGTTATGATTATTACAGCAGAAGCCTTGATACCGTTCACTTGGACGCGGTGAACAATAAATGTGACAAtggaataaaagatataaataaaaggagcAGCTATTACGGGGACGGCAGCTATAGTTTCAAGAAGAACATAGATCCTCGTAATTCCTACGtgattaataacgatacaaatcTCTTGGAATTGAGTATGACCATTTCCGATTGCGACAATATAGAGCCTCCTTATGGTATTCTGAATACCCTCAATATGACAGATGCGAGCATTTTGTCAACATCCAGCTCTGAAGCCATAGTACAACGTAGACAACGTAAGAAAAAGCGTGAAAGCAAAAAACGCGTTAGTTTTCACGAAGATATtctaaaaacaatgaaattagATGACGATAGCTATGCGGATTTCTCTATGAGCTTTCTAACGCCTAACTCGATTCAAAAAAAGGACGCTCAGAAGGGACGTTACAGTTGGTGCGGACACGGAGATTCTCCTTACGTTCAAAAGAGTACCAATACAAGAAACGCGCATTCCGATTATTATTCCTTCTCTTCGTCGTCGAGCGTATTCGACAgtgatattgaaaagaaaggaacacaAAAGTTATGTAGCCAGACATTGTGTCAGAAAAATTGCAAATGTTCTTGCGATCTATCTTTACCAGAACGTGGTTCGCCAGAGGGCCAAGAAGATCCGGCTAAAAGTTTAAGACCAAAGATGGAGATAGAATTGGAAGAGAACGAGGCACAAGAGGCATACATCGTTGAAAAGCAGTACGGAAATATTGTCGAGGATCCACCGGCAAAAATAGAAATGCCGAGGCCACagaattcgaagaaatatGCCAGTTCTAGCGATTGGTCCGACGTAGAGAGCGTCACAACTTCCGATTTAGAAGAACGTAAGATGATTAATAGGCATTTGGCTTCGCCTTCTAAAAAACGTAACATGACCTCGATATTGACGGGTGAAAGCAGTAGTAAATTATTAGCACCTCCTTTACGACAAGCACCATCGAAAACGTCATTGTTGAGTAGATTTTTGAGATCTATTACggagagaaaatttgaaagtaaaaaaacgaagaaaccaCAGAAGTCTAATCCGTTGTACATCAAAGGAATTAAAGCAAATTACGATTCGTTTAAGGATTTCAATGATAATCTTGACAGAGAGATACAAGAAAATGTTGCTGCAGAAAAGCAAGAGTTTAGCGGAGAGAAAATCAGCTTAAAATTGCGAGAGACCtttaaaaaacatatttacaGAGACAAAACGGAGGAATTgtataaagtttataaagtTAGAAGTTCGTACATGACAAACGGAGAGAGCAAGCCGATGATCGCTTTATTAACCGACAAAACGTTATATTTAACCGGCTCGAAGTTGGATCATTCTTACAGTAATCAATTTGTAATACCTTACAACGAGCTAGACGTTATAATG ATTGGACCAAATGCACAAACGATTCTTATCTCTAATGCCGATTATGAGATGCAGTATCTATTTTCTACTGGCAGTTCGCACACCACCTCTGAATTAATTACACACTTGGAAATAGCCATGAGAAGATCACCGTCGAAACCCCGATTGCCGGCTGTTAAAGAATTAAGTTATGAAGACATGCATATTTTGAAACAATCGATATTGTCCGATACCGCTGTACATCCT GATGAAAAAATTGAACATTACAGCCTTATTTACATGGAGGATGAGCACATGTCTCCCCCAAGTACACCTTGTGGCCCAACCAAAGAAGGCGATCTTATGTTTAGACCACACACTTATCAGCATATACATCCTAATGCACCAATAAATCCTTGGGAAGCTGGATATTTTGTTCTTAAAGGTGGTGTAGTTTACATGTTTACAGATTTGAATCAACGACTTCCTAAACGTGCCATCCCGCTGAAGGGTGGCCTTTGTCAAGGTTGCAGAAGAATTCCCAATTCGCATCGACCTCATACGTTCGAAATACTTTTGAAACCGAATAAAGCATTTCAATTTGCTGCTCCCGACGAATATGTTGCTTCCGAATGGTTGCAAAGTTTCGTCCAAAGTGCGTCTGGTTTGTTTGATTGTTCTGATAAGAGAGAGCCTATGCCCTGTAGTCTTGTAACGACTACAAGACATCTAGTTGCTATGAAAGAAGTATATCCAGGTAGTCAGCGCAATCAAACGTTATCATGTGCTTCTGTGGAAGACTTAACAGCTTTCAGAGTACCCTTACCCGAACAGTCTTGGTGTATATtg GAATTCGCATGTCGGGAGGTTCATGAGAATAGCGGTGATTGGGTGATATACTTTACCAATTATACCGAGCTCTGCACTTTTAGAGAGATTTTACAAACATTATGGGCAGATGCGGATTTG GGTGAATTTCCTATGGTTACGCTTCCTCCAGAAGATAAACTTCATCGACGCTGTTCGGATGCTAGTAAAGATTTAGAATATGCTTGGCAATATTTATTACCGTCAATGGTCGAATAA